A window from Salvia miltiorrhiza cultivar Shanhuang (shh) chromosome 2, IMPLAD_Smil_shh, whole genome shotgun sequence encodes these proteins:
- the LOC131009517 gene encoding zinc finger protein CONSTANS-LIKE 9-like isoform X1, producing MGYLCDFCGEQRSIVFCRSDAASLCLSCDCTVHSANALSRRHSRTLVCERCNSQPAFVRCIEEKASLCQNCDWMGHVNSNVSPAHKRQPVNSYSDCPSASELSAVWPFLFNSPPVGDAACEQEMGSMSINDKRTIDRQDPQEKANIQNESLRVEASSQLNMDLDKSAGWMESLNPLDQPTASTSSSMLKAPLSAAKGRALYEDDGCYDNLNMDEIDLGFDNYDELFGMALDNPKNIFGNDGIFGMKDMSTSNCQGASAAEVSSTGGLNPTRPACSNVASADSVISSKTEPNLCFTKQAHSGLSFSGLTGETTGADYQDCGVSSMAIVGDPPWYPPGPESSIPSTSRTNAVMRYKEKKKSRMFEKKVRYESRKARADVRRRVKGRFVKAGETYDYDPLSPSKSY from the exons ATGGGTTATCTTTGTGATTTCTGTGGGGAGCAAAGATCCATAGTGTTCTGTCGGTCTGATGCAGCTAGTTTATGTTTGTCTTGTGACTGCACTGTCCATTCTGCAAATGCCCTCTCTAGGCGTCACTCGAGGACACTTGTTTGTGAAAGATGCAATTCTCAGCCAGCTTTTGTTCGATGCATCGAGGAGAAGGCATCACTTTGCCAGAATTGTGATTGGATGGGACATGTTAACTCAAATGTAAGTCCTGCACATAAGAGACAGCCTGTTAATTCTTACTCCGACTGCCCTTCAGCTTCAGAACTTTCTGCTGTTTGGCCTTTTCTCTTCAATTCTCCCCCAGTCGGAGATGCTGCGTGTGAGCAGGAAATGGGTTCAATGAGTATTAATGATAAAAGAACAATAGATCGCCAAGACCCCCAAGAAAAAGCTAACATTCAGAATGAATCATTACGGGTGGAAGCTAGCAGCCAGCTTAATATGGACTTGGATAAATCAGCAGGTTGGATGGAGTCATTAAATCCTCTTGATCAGCCGACTGCATCTACTAGCTCTTCCATGCTCAAG GCTCCCCTATCAGCAGCAAAAGGGCGTGCTTTGTATGAGGATGATGGTTGCTATGATAATCTCAATATGGATGAGATTGACTTGGGTTTTGATAACTACGACGAACTTTTTGGTATGGCTCTTGATaatccaaaaaatatttttggtaaCGATGGGATATTTGGGATGAAAGACATGTCTACATCCAACTGTCAAGGTGCTTCCGCTGCTGAG GTATCATCAACTGGAGGGTTGAATCCGACGCGACCAGCTTGCAGCAATGTAGCATCTGCAGATTCTGTTATTAGCTCCAAAACTGAACCCAACTTATGTTTCACAAAGCAGGCACACTCGGGCCTCTCATTTTCCGGTCTTACTGGGGAAACCACTGGTGCAGATTATCAAGATTGTGGAGTTTCATCAATGGCGATCGTGGGGGACCCACCATGGTACCCTCCAGGTCCTGAAAGTTCCATACCTTCTACTAGCAGGACCAATGCTGTCATGCGGtacaaagaaaagaagaagtcAAGGAT GTTTGAGAAGAAGGTGAGGTACGAGTCCCGCAAGGCAAGAGCAGATGTACGGAGGCGTGTGAAGGGACGCTTTGTCAAGGCTGGTGAAACTTATGACTATGATCCACTGAGCCCAAGCAAGAGCTACTAA
- the LOC131009517 gene encoding zinc finger protein CONSTANS-LIKE 9-like isoform X2, producing the protein MGYLCDFCGEQRSIVFCRSDAASLCLSCDCTVHSANALSRRHSRTLVCERCNSQPAFVRCIEEKASLCQNCDWMGHVNSNVSPAHKRQPVNSYSDCPSASELSAVWPFLFNSPPVGDAACEQEMGSMSINDKRTIDRQDPQEKANIQNESLRVEASSQLNMDLDKSAGWMESLNPLDQPTASTSSSMLKAPLSAAKGRALYEDDGCYDNLNMDEIDLGFDNYDELFGMALDNPKNIFGNDGIFGMKDMSTSNCQGASAAEAHSGLSFSGLTGETTGADYQDCGVSSMAIVGDPPWYPPGPESSIPSTSRTNAVMRYKEKKKSRMFEKKVRYESRKARADVRRRVKGRFVKAGETYDYDPLSPSKSY; encoded by the exons ATGGGTTATCTTTGTGATTTCTGTGGGGAGCAAAGATCCATAGTGTTCTGTCGGTCTGATGCAGCTAGTTTATGTTTGTCTTGTGACTGCACTGTCCATTCTGCAAATGCCCTCTCTAGGCGTCACTCGAGGACACTTGTTTGTGAAAGATGCAATTCTCAGCCAGCTTTTGTTCGATGCATCGAGGAGAAGGCATCACTTTGCCAGAATTGTGATTGGATGGGACATGTTAACTCAAATGTAAGTCCTGCACATAAGAGACAGCCTGTTAATTCTTACTCCGACTGCCCTTCAGCTTCAGAACTTTCTGCTGTTTGGCCTTTTCTCTTCAATTCTCCCCCAGTCGGAGATGCTGCGTGTGAGCAGGAAATGGGTTCAATGAGTATTAATGATAAAAGAACAATAGATCGCCAAGACCCCCAAGAAAAAGCTAACATTCAGAATGAATCATTACGGGTGGAAGCTAGCAGCCAGCTTAATATGGACTTGGATAAATCAGCAGGTTGGATGGAGTCATTAAATCCTCTTGATCAGCCGACTGCATCTACTAGCTCTTCCATGCTCAAG GCTCCCCTATCAGCAGCAAAAGGGCGTGCTTTGTATGAGGATGATGGTTGCTATGATAATCTCAATATGGATGAGATTGACTTGGGTTTTGATAACTACGACGAACTTTTTGGTATGGCTCTTGATaatccaaaaaatatttttggtaaCGATGGGATATTTGGGATGAAAGACATGTCTACATCCAACTGTCAAGGTGCTTCCGCTGCTGAG GCACACTCGGGCCTCTCATTTTCCGGTCTTACTGGGGAAACCACTGGTGCAGATTATCAAGATTGTGGAGTTTCATCAATGGCGATCGTGGGGGACCCACCATGGTACCCTCCAGGTCCTGAAAGTTCCATACCTTCTACTAGCAGGACCAATGCTGTCATGCGGtacaaagaaaagaagaagtcAAGGAT GTTTGAGAAGAAGGTGAGGTACGAGTCCCGCAAGGCAAGAGCAGATGTACGGAGGCGTGTGAAGGGACGCTTTGTCAAGGCTGGTGAAACTTATGACTATGATCCACTGAGCCCAAGCAAGAGCTACTAA